One window from the genome of Acuticoccus sp. I52.16.1 encodes:
- a CDS encoding Zn-ribbon domain-containing OB-fold protein yields the protein MKAIVERRRAAATAGRIEMERCTACDTLQAAPRETCAACGAAALVPAVLSGRGHVAAITTVHRAPTPDYRPLVPYAIALVDLAEGGRMMGHAAPGLAVGDAVTARTHTVGERPLALFEPAGDTDR from the coding sequence ATGAAGGCAATCGTCGAACGGCGCCGCGCGGCCGCGACCGCCGGCCGCATCGAGATGGAACGCTGCACCGCCTGCGACACGCTCCAGGCCGCGCCGCGCGAGACCTGCGCGGCCTGCGGCGCGGCGGCGCTGGTGCCGGCCGTGCTGTCGGGCCGCGGGCACGTCGCCGCGATCACCACGGTCCACCGGGCGCCGACGCCCGACTATCGCCCGCTGGTGCCTTACGCCATCGCCCTGGTGGACCTCGCCGAGGGGGGGCGCATGATGGGGCACGCCGCGCCGGGCCTCGCGGTGGGCGACGCCGTCACGGCCCGGACCCACACCGTCGGCGAGCGCCCGCTCGCCCTCTTCGAGCCTGCCGGAGACACCGACCGATGA